GAGAAGATCCACGAACTCACGGTCGGCCAGCTGTCGGCCCGCAGCGGCGCCGCCGTCTCCGCCCTGCACTTCTACGAGTCCAAGGGTCTGATCAGCAGCCGCCGCACCACGGGAAACCAGCGCCGCTACCAGCGCGACGCGCTGCGCCGCGTCGCCTTCGTACGGGCTGCGCAACGCGTCGGCATCCCGCTCGCCACCATCCGCGAGGCCCTCGCCGAACTCCCCGAGGAGCGCACCCCGACGAGGGAGGACTGGGCCCGGCTCTCGGAGGCCTGGCGCTCCGAACTCGATGAGCGCATCAAGCAGCTGAGCCGGCTGCGAGACCACCTCACGGACTGCATCGGCTGCGGCTGTCTGTCCCTGGAGAACTGCGTGCTCTCCAACCCGGACGACGTCTTCGGCGAGCGCGGGACCGGCTCCAGCCTCATGATGGATCCCGCCGCCCGGCCGCGGGAACGCCGTGAGCAGGAGCGGCAGCGGCAGCCCGAGGACTGCCGCTGAACAGGCCTCGGGCTCCATTCGGTGAGCCGAGCACGAGTTCACGGCCCGCGTCGAAGTTCTCGGCCTCCCCTCTCCTACGACAGGCGCTGCGCCGCCGCCCTGTACTGAGCCAACCCCTCCGCCGCCAACTGGCCGTTGGATATCGCCCGTTCCCCGTCGGGCAGGGCCAGCGTGTCCTCCAGGCCGATCCGGGTCATGAGCCCCAGCCGACCGGCGAGGCGCAGCACGGGCCAGGCGCCGCCCTCCATGCCGTGCAGCAGGACGGGGCGACCGTGCGCGGTGCCGAGGTCGGCGAGGAGTGCTCGGCTCGACTCCTCCGCCGTGTCGGGGGAGGTGTCCATGACCTCGGCCAGGACCCGCAGCAC
This genomic interval from Streptomyces dengpaensis contains the following:
- the soxR gene encoding redox-sensitive transcriptional activator SoxR, encoding MPQIPEKIHELTVGQLSARSGAAVSALHFYESKGLISSRRTTGNQRRYQRDALRRVAFVRAAQRVGIPLATIREALAELPEERTPTREDWARLSEAWRSELDERIKQLSRLRDHLTDCIGCGCLSLENCVLSNPDDVFGERGTGSSLMMDPAARPRERREQERQRQPEDCR